A single region of the Acetivibrio cellulolyticus CD2 genome encodes:
- a CDS encoding putative immunity protein produces the protein MSMPKVRKMLSDWEAPHIQSLMKLIETQSKLTLVHWVVDYSERVILPLWSKNYPCDQRPRNALNSAREWISGAIKLPQAKIAILECHAAAREAEGNPIAQAAARAIGQCASTIHSARHCIGLAFYGAIAVAYDQLGTDVLWSQIEQCAAEECKRMEADLHAIAVENEPNRAKIDWKC, from the coding sequence ATGAGTATGCCAAAAGTACGAAAAATGCTAAGCGACTGGGAGGCACCGCATATTCAATCGCTTATGAAATTAATTGAAACCCAGAGTAAGCTAACGCTTGTGCATTGGGTGGTTGATTATTCCGAGCGGGTTATATTGCCCCTCTGGAGCAAGAATTACCCATGCGATCAACGTCCGAGAAATGCGCTGAATTCCGCTCGGGAGTGGATATCGGGAGCAATAAAATTGCCACAGGCGAAGATAGCAATCCTTGAGTGTCATGCTGCTGCAAGGGAGGCAGAAGGGAATCCAATTGCCCAAGCTGCCGCGAGGGCAATTGGTCAATGTGCATCGACAATCCATTCCGCACGGCACTGTATAGGGCTTGCCTTTTATGGTGCGATTGCGGTCGCCTATGACCAACTCGGAACGGATGTGTTGTGGAGTCAAATAGAGCAATGCGCTGCAGAGGAGTGCAAACGTATGGAAGCTGATCTACATGCTATTGCAGTGGAGAACGAGCCAAACCGGGCAAAAATTGATTGGAAATGCTGA
- a CDS encoding PadR family transcriptional regulator, which produces MENLTEMLKGVLEGCILEIISHEEIYGYEITRRLNALGFSDVVDGTVYTILVRLEKNKLVEITKKPSDMGPPRKFFALNNAGCEELQKFWEKWEFISSKISELKENKQ; this is translated from the coding sequence TTGGAAAACCTTACAGAAATGCTCAAAGGCGTGCTGGAGGGATGTATTCTTGAAATCATAAGCCACGAGGAAATCTACGGATACGAGATCACACGTAGGTTGAATGCCCTCGGTTTTTCGGACGTTGTGGATGGGACAGTATATACCATCTTGGTGCGGCTTGAGAAAAACAAGTTGGTGGAAATTACGAAAAAGCCGTCCGATATGGGGCCGCCGCGAAAGTTTTTCGCGCTCAACAATGCGGGGTGTGAGGAACTGCAGAAGTTCTGGGAAAAATGGGAGTTTATATCATCAAAAATTAGCGAGTTGAAGGAGAATAAACAATGA
- a CDS encoding iron chaperone produces the protein MRENKVVFNSIDEYIMQFPEAVQRILHELRQVIKEAAPEASEKISYQMPTFYLHGNLVHFAAFKNHIGFYPTPSGIEAFNDELAQYKGAKGSVQFPINAPMPLELIKKIVEFRVDENKKKADEKSKFFRGRKRHKS, from the coding sequence ATGAGAGAAAATAAGGTTGTATTTAATTCGATTGATGAATATATTATGCAATTTCCAGAGGCTGTTCAGAGAATCCTTCATGAGCTAAGGCAGGTAATAAAAGAGGCTGCACCTGAGGCAAGCGAAAAAATAAGTTATCAGATGCCGACATTCTATTTGCATGGTAATCTTGTGCATTTTGCCGCTTTCAAAAATCATATTGGTTTTTATCCAACGCCATCCGGAATTGAAGCGTTTAATGATGAGCTGGCCCAATATAAAGGAGCAAAAGGTTCGGTGCAGTTCCCTATCAATGCACCCATGCCGCTTGAATTAATAAAAAAGATAGTTGAGTTTAGGGTTGACGAAAATAAAAAGAAAGCTGATGAAAAATCAAAATTTTTTAGGGGACGAAAGCGACACAAATCATAA
- a CDS encoding N-acetyltransferase has product MNIISVDSSNIDKEHICCAISDKKGETCVSSKKTWMKSQFEKGLVFKRLDARGKVFIEYIPAEKAWCPIEAEGYLFINCFWVSGQFKGQGYANRLLEECIGDAKAQNKKGLVILSSVKKMPFLSDPKHLKYKGFKVCDTAKPYFELLYLPFEENAVEPKFKACCKNASIDEKGMVLYYTNQCPHTDKYAPLIADIAKSKGQSIKLKKIESMEQAQNAPAPFTTYSFFYDGKFVTNEIFSESKFVKFLEEKGL; this is encoded by the coding sequence ATGAATATTATCAGTGTTGATAGCAGTAATATTGACAAAGAACATATATGCTGTGCTATTTCAGATAAAAAGGGTGAAACTTGTGTATCATCCAAGAAAACATGGATGAAAAGTCAATTTGAAAAGGGACTGGTTTTTAAAAGGCTCGATGCAAGGGGAAAGGTTTTTATTGAGTATATTCCCGCTGAAAAAGCATGGTGTCCTATTGAAGCTGAGGGCTACCTTTTCATAAACTGTTTTTGGGTTTCCGGGCAGTTTAAAGGTCAGGGGTACGCAAATAGGTTGCTGGAAGAATGCATTGGTGATGCAAAGGCACAGAATAAAAAAGGACTTGTAATTCTTTCATCAGTAAAGAAGATGCCATTTTTGTCAGACCCTAAGCATTTAAAGTATAAAGGTTTCAAAGTCTGTGATACGGCGAAGCCTTACTTTGAACTTTTGTATCTCCCATTTGAAGAAAATGCAGTAGAGCCAAAATTCAAGGCTTGCTGTAAGAATGCTTCTATTGATGAAAAGGGGATGGTTTTATACTACACCAATCAATGTCCTCATACCGATAAGTATGCTCCGTTAATAGCTGATATAGCCAAATCAAAAGGACAAAGCATTAAACTCAAAAAGATAGAATCAATGGAACAGGCACAAAATGCCCCGGCTCCGTTTACAACATACAGCTTTTTTTATGATGGTAAATTTGTAACAAACGAAATATTCTCAGAAAGTAAGTTCGTGAAATTTCTTGAGGAAAAGGGGTTGTAG
- a CDS encoding SPL family radical SAM protein encodes MEFITAKTIVSGYSENNSWFGINYNMNIYKGCSHGCIYCDSRSECYRVDNFDRVRAKENALALIERELKSKRKKGVVGTGAMSDPYNRFEEEYMLTRGAMELINRFGFGAAIATKSDLIVRDIDILKEISKHSPMLVKITVTTADDVLCSKVEPNVSVSSCRFKAINKLSQEGIFVGVLLMPVLPFIEDTEDNIKEIIELAYQNGAKFIYPAFGVTLRQNQRDWYYNKLDELFPSIKEKYIKNYGNSYECRSLKAKELWSLFKNKCNEYGILYKMDDIIRGYKNSFQPVQISLFE; translated from the coding sequence ATGGAATTCATAACAGCAAAAACAATTGTTTCGGGGTATTCGGAGAACAACTCCTGGTTTGGCATAAACTATAATATGAATATATATAAAGGCTGTAGTCATGGTTGTATTTATTGTGATAGTAGAAGTGAATGCTACAGAGTTGATAATTTTGATAGGGTGAGAGCGAAGGAAAATGCTCTTGCCCTAATTGAACGTGAGCTTAAATCAAAGCGCAAAAAGGGTGTTGTCGGAACAGGAGCTATGAGTGATCCATACAATCGATTTGAAGAAGAGTATATGCTCACAAGGGGAGCAATGGAGCTAATAAATCGATTTGGGTTTGGTGCAGCTATCGCCACAAAAAGTGATTTGATAGTGCGGGATATTGACATTCTAAAGGAGATATCAAAGCATTCTCCCATGTTGGTAAAAATAACAGTTACAACTGCTGATGATGTATTGTGCAGTAAAGTTGAACCAAACGTATCAGTTTCATCTTGTAGATTCAAAGCAATAAACAAACTGTCTCAAGAAGGAATCTTTGTGGGTGTATTATTGATGCCTGTTCTTCCTTTTATTGAGGACACTGAGGATAATATAAAAGAGATTATAGAACTTGCTTACCAAAATGGGGCAAAGTTTATCTATCCTGCATTCGGCGTAACTTTAAGGCAGAATCAAAGGGATTGGTATTATAATAAACTGGATGAATTATTTCCTTCAATCAAAGAGAAATATATAAAAAATTATGGGAACTCATATGAATGCCGTTCACTCAAGGCAAAGGAATTGTGGAGTTTGTTTAAGAATAAATGTAATGAATATGGGATTCTTTATAAAATGGATGATATAATAAGAGGATACAAGAATTCTTTTCAACCGGTACAAATTTCACTGTTTGAATAA
- a CDS encoding MFS transporter, whose translation MNNYIKGLKTFFILWSTQALSHLGSAMTNFALVIWLYEKTGSAIQTALLSICSYAPYVLMSIFAGALTDRWDKKKVMLTCDTMAAVCTVVVLILLKADLLMPWHMYMLNAINGLMNTVQQPASDVAMTLVTPKEHYQKTSGMRSFSNSVVTILTPVFATMILSFAGIDAVICVDFITFLVAFLTLLLFVQIPDMKEADEGAVDNKESLLKSVASGLHYLNENRLILYLILFLAGVNLVASAFDAVLPAMILSKENGGKMVLGVVNAFAGIATLIGSIIVTFIPAPKNRVRVIYITMLISLSTENFLLAFGHSPLIWCIGQIIGWILVPLMSANLDVILRTTIPTNLQGRVFSCRNTLQFFTIPVGFLLGGILVDSIFEPLMEREAEGSFLTALFGSGKGSGAAFVFFILGIAGTAICLFFWQILKNRQNEAPEESLSELK comes from the coding sequence ATGAATAATTATATTAAAGGATTAAAAACATTTTTTATTTTATGGAGCACTCAGGCGCTGTCACATCTAGGAAGTGCTATGACAAATTTTGCGCTTGTAATCTGGCTGTATGAGAAGACCGGATCTGCGATTCAGACGGCACTTCTGTCAATATGTTCATATGCACCCTATGTTTTGATGAGTATTTTTGCCGGTGCGCTCACTGACAGGTGGGATAAGAAAAAGGTGATGCTGACCTGTGATACAATGGCAGCTGTTTGTACTGTTGTTGTGCTCATATTGCTGAAGGCTGATTTGCTTATGCCTTGGCATATGTATATGTTAAATGCCATAAACGGTTTAATGAATACCGTTCAGCAGCCTGCAAGCGATGTGGCAATGACGCTTGTTACACCGAAAGAGCATTATCAGAAAACAAGCGGAATGCGGTCGTTTTCTAATTCAGTAGTCACGATTTTGACACCTGTGTTTGCAACTATGATTCTTTCCTTTGCGGGAATTGATGCGGTGATATGTGTAGATTTTATAACGTTTTTAGTGGCGTTCTTAACGCTATTGCTATTTGTCCAAATTCCGGACATGAAAGAAGCTGATGAGGGTGCGGTAGATAATAAGGAGAGTCTTTTGAAATCAGTGGCAAGTGGGCTTCACTACCTGAATGAGAACAGGCTTATTCTATACCTCATCTTATTTTTAGCGGGTGTGAATCTGGTTGCATCTGCATTCGATGCTGTTTTACCGGCTATGATTCTTTCGAAGGAAAACGGCGGAAAGATGGTTTTAGGAGTGGTTAACGCCTTCGCAGGGATAGCGACTCTTATCGGGAGTATCATTGTTACATTTATACCTGCGCCGAAAAACAGGGTGCGCGTGATATACATTACAATGCTTATCTCCCTAAGTACAGAAAACTTTCTTTTGGCGTTTGGTCATTCGCCCTTAATTTGGTGCATTGGTCAGATTATCGGTTGGATTCTTGTGCCCTTGATGAGCGCGAATCTGGATGTGATTCTCCGAACTACTATCCCAACTAATTTGCAGGGGCGCGTGTTTTCCTGCAGGAATACGTTGCAGTTTTTCACTATACCCGTAGGTTTCCTTTTAGGAGGAATTTTGGTGGACAGTATTTTCGAGCCATTGATGGAAAGAGAAGCGGAGGGGAGTTTTCTCACAGCACTCTTCGGTAGCGGGAAAGGCTCTGGTGCTGCATTTGTTTTCTTTATTCTGGGTATCGCTGGAACGGCAATCTGTTTGTTTTTCTGGCAGATACTGAAAAACAGACAGAACGAAGCGCCAGAAGAATCATTGAGCGAATTGAAGTAA
- a CDS encoding GyrI-like domain-containing protein, whose translation MNYELVQLEEKKVAGIRVRTSNSDPNMSSSIGMAWQRFFEEGIYQSMPDKKNDKSIGLYTNYENGVSGAYDVMVCCEVEDTVILPENVQSEIITSGKYAKFIIHGHVQKAVAEFWMKLWSMDLDRKYCCDFEEYQAGGDIENAEIHIYISLK comes from the coding sequence ATGAATTATGAATTAGTACAACTGGAAGAAAAAAAGGTGGCAGGAATTAGAGTAAGAACCAGCAACAGTGATCCAAACATGAGCAGCAGTATCGGTATGGCTTGGCAGAGGTTTTTCGAAGAGGGTATATATCAATCCATGCCTGATAAGAAAAATGATAAGAGCATAGGTCTTTATACGAATTATGAAAATGGTGTAAGCGGAGCATATGATGTAATGGTTTGCTGTGAAGTTGAAGATACGGTAATCCTGCCCGAGAATGTACAATCAGAAATTATTACCTCGGGGAAATACGCAAAATTTATTATTCATGGACATGTACAAAAAGCAGTAGCGGAGTTTTGGATGAAGCTTTGGTCTATGGACTTAGACAGAAAATACTGCTGTGATTTTGAAGAATATCAAGCTGGCGGCGATATAGAGAATGCCGAAATACACATATATATTTCATTAAAATAG
- a CDS encoding helix-turn-helix transcriptional regulator codes for MQINRLLEIVYILFEKKIVTAKELSEHFEVSQRTIYRDVDALSAAGIPIYANKGKGGGISLLDNYVIKKSILSEKEQIDILASLHGMKALNVPDVEPVLKKLATLFDKNDANWIDVDFSNWGSNSDEKEKFNLLKTAILNKNRIEFDYYSSYGEKTERSIEPLKLLFKGQAWYVYGFCTVKSDYRTFRVTRIKNLALLNEKFARITPKDILTESHETTTKIIKLVMKISSSMAYRVYDEFEQNSITKTADGSFIATANLPESEWVYGYVLSFGDYGEVIEPEYVREMIKSKLENSLKKYL; via the coding sequence ATGCAGATTAATAGGCTGCTTGAAATTGTATATATTCTTTTTGAGAAAAAGATAGTAACAGCGAAGGAATTATCCGAGCATTTTGAAGTATCACAAAGGACAATTTATAGGGATGTAGATGCATTGAGTGCAGCGGGTATACCCATATATGCAAACAAAGGAAAAGGAGGAGGAATTAGTCTCCTTGATAATTATGTGATAAAAAAATCAATACTTTCTGAAAAAGAACAAATTGATATTCTAGCTTCTTTACATGGGATGAAAGCTTTAAATGTTCCTGATGTAGAGCCAGTACTTAAAAAATTAGCAACTCTGTTTGATAAAAACGATGCCAATTGGATAGATGTGGATTTTTCTAATTGGGGCAGTAATTCAGATGAAAAAGAAAAATTCAATTTGCTTAAAACAGCTATATTAAATAAAAATCGTATAGAATTTGACTACTATAGTTCTTATGGAGAAAAGACAGAAAGAAGCATTGAGCCTTTGAAACTATTGTTTAAAGGTCAGGCTTGGTATGTTTATGGCTTTTGTACTGTTAAGAGTGACTATAGAACGTTCAGGGTAACCCGGATAAAAAATCTTGCACTCTTAAATGAAAAATTTGCAAGAATTACACCTAAAGATATCTTGACGGAATCTCATGAAACAACTACTAAAATTATAAAGCTTGTAATGAAAATTTCATCAAGTATGGCTTATCGAGTGTATGATGAATTTGAACAGAATTCTATAACGAAAACTGCAGATGGAAGCTTTATAGCAACAGCAAATTTGCCTGAGAGCGAGTGGGTATATGGCTATGTTCTATCATTTGGTGATTATGGAGAGGTTATAGAGCCAGAGTATGTCAGGGAAATGATAAAAAGTAAACTTGAAAACAGTTTGAAAAAATATCTATAA
- a CDS encoding DUF1048 domain-containing protein, which produces MNLWEKITGGDMTIEFKTFESRAKKLPADYQLAWEKIKTNFWSHSDFTGRNLMPILDGVLGLLEEAAADGQSVQEVLGDDIKGFCSALAGEEGAKSFRDKWRKQLNDNIAKKLGK; this is translated from the coding sequence ATGAATTTATGGGAGAAAATCACAGGCGGTGACATGACTATAGAATTTAAAACTTTTGAATCGAGAGCTAAAAAGCTGCCGGCTGATTATCAACTGGCATGGGAAAAAATTAAAACCAATTTTTGGTCGCACTCAGATTTCACCGGTCGTAACCTCATGCCAATTCTTGACGGTGTGCTTGGTCTGCTTGAAGAAGCGGCGGCGGACGGTCAGAGTGTCCAAGAGGTTTTGGGTGACGATATCAAAGGTTTTTGTTCAGCGCTGGCCGGAGAAGAAGGGGCAAAGTCTTTTCGTGACAAGTGGCGCAAGCAACTTAACGATAATATCGCTAAAAAATTAGGTAAATAG